Within Triticum dicoccoides isolate Atlit2015 ecotype Zavitan chromosome 1B, WEW_v2.0, whole genome shotgun sequence, the genomic segment GCGAGGTTCGTCAGTTACATCCATCACAGTCCTGACTTCTTCGTTCACACTAAACTAAACGGATCATGTAAGTAGTAGCCAGATCTGTTGATATCCTCGTGTTGCCGGATGCTGCAGAGGAAGTTGGTTAGCTCACCACAGGACACCTGCACGCGCACAGCAGAGCCGCTCCAAACTCGCGATGGCCAGTCTCTTTCGGAGAAAAAAGCATGACCAGTCCTCTGGTCGTTCGTTGCTACTCCATCCATGACAGTGTAGCCACAGCGAGCGCGAGTCGCCGGCCCCTTACTAACTGCAAGCGCGCCACCAATCGGCATCCCCGCCCTCGCTTGATCCGATGCCGACCTTGTTGATAGCATCGGGAGGCGCACTCTCTGTCACAGAGTAGGGAAGGATTATATTGCTTGCCAGCCAAGAGAGCGATATAAAGCGGTGCTGAAGACTTTGGGCTCGATCGATCGGGAGCATGCAGATGCAGATGCGGCACCGCCCAGCTCCGCTCCCGGTGTCTTGCTGGTAGGACGCCGCCTCCTGCGCTGGACCATGCACGTACGTACTTGCCGTAACGCCATGGATGCGCAATGCAAGTGCACCACCAACCACGTAGTACGTAATGCACTAATGCTACGGTACGGCACGCACAAGCGCGTCGTCTGCCTGTGCCGATCGACGTGTGGTTGTTGCCACGAGCAGGCGCGACCGTGTGCCAGATGGCAGATGCGGCGTACGTCCATGCATACGTTCTGCGGTTCACTGTTCATCGAGATCGGGCGGGTCGGGCTATTGATGCGTGGAGACGCTGCGGTACGCGCAACCGGCCGGGCGGCTGATCGGCAGTGCTCTTAACCGCGTAGATCGATCGATCTACATTCCGTCGGAGGTGTTGCACGAGAAATTTCAGGATAGTACGTGCCTCGGGCACGTAGAGATCGACAGACATATAAGTAGGTCTGCAAGTACCAACGGGTGCAGGCCTAGCTAGCAAGCTACCCAGCGGATCTGTACGTTAGATCCTAAGTATGTACGCAGATTTGAGGTAGTGCGTACGATCGATCTACACTCGAAAAGCGATCGGGTCCCTCCAAGAAATTCCACAATCGATGTACTGGATCGACCGCGCGCATTGCAGTATGTTGGTAGTACTACTCGGCGCCGACGATACAACGTAATCAGCAGATGGCTGTGGGAATTGGTTGCGCTAACACCCCGTAGCCCCATGTGGTGTACACGCGGTGTATATAGTTCATATTCATACCTCTatgggcggagtcctggccgacGCAAATGTAGGCAAGCGCGTTTTTGCATTCAATTTCGATGATACTCCCTTTGttctgaactaaaaccatgacgagtaaatCGAAACGGAGGGNNNNNNNNNNNNNNNNNNNNNNNNNNNNNNNNNNNNNNNNNNNNNNNNNNNNNNNNNNNNNNNNNNNNNNNNNNNNNNNNNNNNNNNNNNNNNNNNNNNNNNNNNNNNNNNNNNNNNNNNNNNNNNNNNNNNNNNNNNNNNNNNNNNNNNNNNNNNNNNNNNNNNNNNNNNNNNNNNNNNNNNNNNNNNNNNNNNNNNNNNNNNNNNNNNNNNNNNNNNNNNNNNNNNNNNNNNNNNNNNNNNNNNNNNNAGAGTATGATGATAAAGTACAACAAACTGTGAATTTCAAACATTTGGAGAAGTTACTGTATCGGTCCACTACGCAGCTGATGAACGAGAAAGAATCAGTATCTGAGATAGTCCACTGTCGACGTTAGCATCCTCGCACCGACAAAATTCAGGCAACTCTCAAACATGGCAACGTCCTCAATAGCCATGCGCTCCCAAACAATTATAAAATGCAAGCGGAGATCAGGACGTGGGATTAGTTCCAGACGGTTGAGCCTCCGAGTCTCGAGACACGTGAAACTGTCGGATCTAGTCGCGATCGACAACAAGCATTCTATTTCTTCTTAGTCTAGCCCACAGTCACACCCACTAGACAACAGCAAGAAACGTTCCAAAGGTAAAATGGCGACATGCTCGTGTCGTGTGCTCGGCCGGCAGCGGCCACAGCAACACGCCAACGCTAAACGACCAAAACGAACCATGCACTTATGCTGGATCACTATAGCTACCAGACGCAGGAACAGACACCGGATCGATCGAGCAGCCATGGGCAGGAACCAATGGAACGATCGATCAACTTCAAGTCGTGTCGATAGTAGACAACTTTAATTATGGTGGCCCAGCCGCTGTATGGACTGGAAGTGGAACGACGTGCATGACGGCGACCGGACGGCAAGAAGAGGCATGCCCGGCCTACGGCCAGCCCTGCACCCAGACGGGCTCCCTCCGGCCGCCGCAGAACTTCACCATCCACGGGCTCGGCCGGACCCCGAGGCAGAGCATTCCCGTCATCGCCGGCGCCTCGTAGTACTGGTAGTGGTGACCACCGGCTTCCTCCAGGCAGCTGCTCGAGCCGCCGGAGAAGAGCCAGCGGGTGGACGACGAGGACGAATGCACCGACGCCGCGGACGAGGACGGCGACGAGGACACCCGGGACCTGCCGAGCGCGATCCGGCGGAACACGGCGGCGATGAAGCCAATCTTGATCCACTTGAGCCTCCTGTAGCCGCCGCAGCAGCACTTGCAGCTCCTGTCGCTGGCGGCGGCGCCCTTGCTCCTGTGGCCCAGCCTGCCGCTGTCGCCGTACGACGACGCCGTGGCGGCCCGCGCGTGGTAGGACGGCGGGGGAGTGAtggccgggacggcggcggcggctgggagcgCCCTGCAGCAGGAGGCGTCCTTGGGGGTGCCCGGCTGGGACTCCCAGCCGAAGGGCACGGCGGCGGGGCCGGCGCCGTAGTAGCGGAAGGAGGGGTTGGCGAGGGAGCTCTCCTTGGTGAGCAGCCGCGCGTAGAACTCGCCGTCGTGCGTGAtgcggagcgggctctgcgggcagcTGGGGGTCGCCGCGCCGATCTCTGGGTAGGTACTGTGGTGGACGGAATGGAATGGGGGAGAGGGTTGGTCGCTGCGTGGGAGAGTGTGAACGATCCGAGAAGTGGAGAGATCCGATGGCGCGTTTTATATGCGGGGGAGTCTGCCTCTGGCTCGGTGGTCACTTGCGATCCAAACTACTCGCACACCTTTTTCCTGCCCACTTGCGGGGAATGACACGCTGGCACGTGCCAATCAGTGCTTTTTTTTTAACataagtacagacacaagcgctcatatacacgcgcatacactcacccctatgaacgcacacacgcacaccatatccctatgagcatctctgaaagactgagtcggcatatcatcttgagatttacgaagtcaccgtaggcgcctcgtcgtcgacgggaacgtctcctcccactgagtgcgcatcgccgaaaatttcgaaataaatccagaaataaatgtgAGCATCagcatttgaaccctgatgggctggggataccacagtccatctaaccatccaaccacaggttggttcacgtGCCAATCAGTGCTTGTGTGTATACAAACGCACGACTGGTCagtttgatttaaaaaaaatcaagcaAAGGGGAGTTTTATTCCAACCAACAAGCGGTGCTACGTGTTGTACGGGCATAGTTAGAGTGAAAACGTGAAACCCTGATTTGTGATCTAGCTATCTTATAACATGTTTAAACTCCCTCTCGAGCGTAAAATATTTGATTTCCTTAACTAGTTGACCAAAAGGCGATTTGTCGAGCGAAGCATCCTTCATAGCAGAGTTGTCACACATAGAATCTGACTGCACCAGGATCGGTAACGACGACCACTGAAGGGCAAGTGACATACCCATCATCAGCTCCTTAATCTCAGTTTAAGAGCATTCTTGCAGAAGAAGGGTAGATGATAAGTTGTGAAAATAACAACTCCCCTATGGTCTCTTTATCATTCCGGCACCAGCCGAACCTTCCTCTGGGGAGAAAGATCGACAAGGCGAGCCAATTTGCTGGTGGTGGCTCCCAAGGAAGATCTGGCGGCTTATCCTTCACCAGAAATTGGACAAGAACATCCATCGGACTCTTTCCTTTGATGGGTTTTTATGTAGTGAGAAGTTGAGCATTGTGGATGGAGCTTAAATAGTTACACAAGAAAACTTTGGATGCTTCCATTGGTGGAGTATCCTTACCATGAGTCAATTCATTATGGAGGTGTCAAATTCTCCATATGAGCATAATAATCATGTCTCGCACGTCAGATGGGTGGAGGGATACGAGATGAAGTAACCATTCCTCGCAAGTGTCAATAATCAACTCTTTTTTGGGTATCGGCCAAATCTCCGCCATAGTATCTCAAAGACGCGTAATATGATCACACTAGAACATAaaagcgcgcgttgctgcgcccgtccatTATAAGGTAAGATGAGAAAAATATAGTAGTATATTTGAATAATACAGTTACCTGAAAAATATGTAGATATTAAATTTAGAAAATATCTTATGAACATTGCTTGGGTCAGTGGtgtagagcaaggaaaataattgtATGTTTTGATCAAGCTAGCAGATATTCTGATTTCACAATACTGCCGGATCAAATGGGTCTAATGCTACATACATATTATCGTGGTATTTACAAAGTTTCTGTTCAAAACTGAGCATCCCATGTATCATGGGCAGATCTATGTCCCTCCAGTGCTAGATAATTTTCTATAGCGAGTTTGTATTAAAAACTGAAAATAATAAAATCGTAGACACTCCAGGCTTCCGAGAATTTTCTAGGTTAGCCAATGCGTTCTGAATTCAATGGCTCCAGCTTGTACATGCGCACTTGTGACTTCAGTTCACCTTCCCATGACTTTTTTATTCGCTTAAAGAGTTGTACCTCCTTtgtttcaaaaaaataaataaagagttgTACCTTCTTtgtttcaaaaaaataaataaagagttgTACTTCGGATGCTCTATGAAACAAAAACTCCTCATTATATCATCTGTTAACATTGGTTCCTGCATATTTCAATCAGGACATAAATCTATACAGCAAAACAGAAGTGTTCATAGTCTCAAAATGTGAGGATAAGAAAAGGTTGGTAGAGAGATAACTTACAGGAACTCAGTTATATTGCTCTCGTAAATCATAATGCTCAGCATGAAACTGGGAAGGCTCTAGTACCATTCCTCTCATGGCTTTTTACGCTCAGCATGAGACTGGGAAGGCTCTAGTGCGATTCTTCCCGTGGCTGTTTTAAATAAAAAATAAGAGCACATTACCAAGAAAAGAACCTTTCAAGTTTCAAGGGTGCTGAAGTAATGGGCAATGACAAAACAAACCCTTATAAGACTCATAATAAGCTCTCGTGAGTAAACACAAGCTATAATCACCACAGTTGGCAAACCTCAAGGACCAAAAGAAATACATCATCCAAAGCTACATCATCTGGAAGCATAGTAGAGAAATATTTGCACAATTGTTTTTGCATACGGAGATTTTAGCTCGACTGATGCAACCTTGAAATAGTGGACTAATCACAACCAAAAAATATCCTATAGAGCACAAGATAAATCGTCAATCCTTTTGGATTAAGATAAGTTAAGATTTCCCTTGTAAACACTAAAATTGGTACATAAAACATGCATCAGGACTGGTAAAGGGATCTTGCCTTATCATACATGATAGAAACATGGTCTACCAGAATCTAGTAGAGAAGATGGAGATTGTCTCATAATCTCGGGACTCTTGATCTTTGCTGTGTTTGGTCATTGATCTCACGGGGCAGCCGAGAACGCTAGCTACTTTGTTCAGAGTCTAAACTAACAAATAACACAAGGAAGCGGATGCCAGCAGGGAATAGACACGGCGTGTGCTTCCGCCGTGGCCGCCATGGAGCAGGACACGGCATGGGAAAGTATGAATCCaccattggggggggggggggctgcggAGGAACAGTAGAGGCCACGGGCTCCGAGGGACACGTGCAGTATAATCTCGCCGCCCGGACGCACGATGGCTGCGCCACATCATGCAGGAACAGAGGAGCAACTTGGGATAGGGCTGGCGACAAACGAAGGAACGAAGCTGGGAAGGCTTTGCACGTTAGACTGTACTTCCTGGGCCTTTAACCTACATGGGCCGATTACTCACACAAAGCGCAGCTCGTTCCGCAGAGCAGCAGCCCGTGAGACGTACTTAAGCATATCACGCTGCGGAAGTGGTTAATTAGCGTAAGAAAACTGTGGATGACTGAGCTAAAATCTGGGACGTTCTTGATAGTGATCGGACGATGGGGAGCTCCAAATCGTTGTGTGGGCTCATAGGTGGCTCCGTTTTACTGTTTCTCAATGCTATTAACGCATGGAAGTTGTCTTACTCTTCCTTATCACATATCGGGCATGTAGCACGCCGAGCAAGATGTTGGCGGCGCATGCACGCTGAAGTGGCTAGAGCCCTACGAGAACCTTCCAAGCCATGACTCGCATACGATGAGGCACTGAAGCTTTCCAAATCACATTCCAAACTTTCCTGTTGCCATGTTGGCTGGAACTAGAAGACGCCATCGCGGTATATAGTTCATGTTCCTCCATATCGAATTTATACGCATTGCAGACAGAGTAACATCCTCTTGGGTCCGATTGCCAAGCAAGGAAGTCATCATGTTCCCTTGGCGGCGTACGGATCTGCCGTATAGCCAACACTCAGCAGGGTAAAAGTGAGCATTTAATAAGTTTGCATCCCAAACTCCATTCTCATTCAGAAAATTTGACACTCTATTCAGCCAACAATTCCCCTTTGGGGTAATGGTTTGGAATGTTGGTCCCCTAGGGATCCAAGGGTCCCGCCAAGTCTGTATAGAAGTGTCGTTTCCCATCGTAAGGATAAAGCCTTTCTTCAAAAGTTCAAGGTCGTGCTCAATTCCTTTCCCGACAGCAGAGGCATTCCCTATAAAAACCATGTCAGCAAGATTAACACTCGAGAAGTATCACGCTTTTAATAATCGTGCACAGAGATTGTTTAACTTATCAAGTAATTGTCAGGTATGTGTAGCAACCAGTCCTTGGTTGAAGGCCCTCATATCCCTAAAACCGAGTCCTCCTTTTGTCTTAGGCAAAATAAGCTTGTCCCAGGACATCCATGCCATCTTTTTGCTACCCTTTTCGACCCCCACCAGTACTGACGCATCATTCTGGTTAGATCATCACATATTGAATAAGGAAGCTAGAAAACACTCATAACATAAGAAAGAATCACCTCAGCCACTGATTTAATAAGAATCTCCTTCCTA encodes:
- the LOC119308201 gene encoding uncharacterized protein LOC119308201 yields the protein RSDQPSPPFHSVHHSTYPEIGAATPSCPQSPLRITHDGEFYARLLTKESSLANPSFRYYGAGPAAVPFGWESQPGTPKDASCCRALPAAAAVPAITPPPSYHARAATASSYGDSGRLGHRSKGAAASDRSCKCCCGGYRRLKWIKIGFIAAVFRRIALGRSRVSSSPSSSAASVHSSSSSTRWLFSGGSSSCLEEAGGHHYQYYEAPAMTGMLCLGVRPSPWMVKFCGGRREPVWVQGWP